The following DNA comes from Symbiobacterium terraclitae.
GCCCTTGTTCAGGTCGACTTCCTCCCAGTAGCCGTCCTCGTCCTGGTACTCGACGTACAGCTCCTTGTCGGCGTCGTTGTGCGAGAAGGTCAGCGTGACGGTCGTGTCCTCGTCGGCCAGGACCGGCACACCCTGCGGGTCGGTCAGGCTCAGCTTGAACTCGTAGTACTCGCCCTCGGCTGCCGTGGCCGGCTCCTTGCTGACGGGGGTGAAGACCAGGTTGCGCGGGGCCCGGGCGTAGACGGCCTCAACGGTCTTGGTCACGCTCTTGAGGCCGGGTGCGGTCGCCCGCAGGGTGATCGTCCCCTCGGTGTACCGGTCGACAGGCTCCAGCTCAAACGGGATGGAACCGCCGGAGACGTCGATGGTCAGCTCCTTGGAGGCTGTGCCAGCGAAGTAGGCGGGACCGCTGATGGTCAGCTTGACCTCGTAGGTGTCACCGTACTCGATCCGGTTGCCCGACTGGTCCACAACCTCAATATAGCCGGTGAAGGCGGGCTGGTTGATGGCCAGGTACTTGGGCACGTCGAGGTTCAGCGCCTCGGCGACCTGGCCGACCACCTCGAAGGAGGCGCTGGCGGAGATCTCCTCGTCACCATCCTCGTAGGTGGCGATGAACTCAGCGTCAAGGCCCTCCATGCCTATGGGCACGCGCACCGTGAACGTTGCCACGCCCTTCTTCGCCTCGACCACCGCGGAGCCCACCAGCTCCAGGTTGGTATCGAGGCTCACGTCGCCCTCGAAGGTCGTGACCTTGTTGCCGTCCTCGTCGACGGCGATCACCTTGATCTCGTACTCGGTGCTGCCGTTGGAGACCAGCGTGGGCACCTCGAAGGCGAAGCTCTCGTGCTTCCCGAAGACCGAGATGACGCCCACCCCGGTCTCGCCGTCCTTGGTTGCCCGCACGGTGTACTTGCCGGGCTTCAGGGCGATAAACCGGTCGCCGTCGATGATCACGTCGGCGTAATCCTCGCTGAAGGTGACGCCGCTCACGCGGTTGCCGCTGGCGTCCCTGGCGATGAGCCTCACGGGCTCGCCGGGGGCCACGGAGTCGGTCTCCGCCTCAACGGTCGCGATCGCCCCGGCGACGATGGTGAAGTTGACCTTGACGGGCTTCAGGTCGCCGTAGGAGACCGTCAGGCTGCCGCTGCCCAGCTTCCCGCCAGCCGTGAACTTGCCGTCGGCGTAGGTGCCGTACTCCTCGTCCACGGTCACTTCGTAGTCGGTGATGCCAGTGTCGATGCCGGCGTCGTCAACGATGCTGACCTCCAGGTCGACCGTCTGCCCGGCCTTGATGGTGTTGCTGGCCAGCTTCGCCACGATGGCGGAGGCAACGCCGGAGCCCCTGGAGACTGTCACGGTCTTCTCAGCGACGTTGCCGGCGAGATCCTTGGCGCTCACCGTAATGGTGTTCTGGCCGGGCTGCAGGGCGACCTGGGCCGAGAAGCTGCCATTGGCGGCGACGGTGACCCGGTCGGAGCCCACGTAGACCTCGGCGAAGTCGCCGGACACGGTGCCCGACACCGTGATGGTGGGCTCACTGGTGTTGCCCGGAAGCGCGTTCAGCGTTACGACGGGCGGCTCGTTGTCGTGATAGGCCACGTACAGATTCTTGCCGTTCAGGCCCTGGTAGTTGTAGAAGATGTTGTCGAGCAGGGCGAAGGCCAGGCCCCGGGTGGCCGGCGCACCGGCATCGGAGAGGTAGGTGGCGACGTCCTCGGTCGAGAGCACTCCCGCCGCCACGGCCGAGGCGATCGTCTGCTTATCCCAGTCCGGCCCGCTTCCCACGGGCAGACCCAGGAACTTCATGACGAAGGTCAGGGCCTCGATGGCGGTCACGGTCCGCTCCGGCTGGAAGGTTCCATCCGGATAACCCAGCTCGAGGTTCTTCTGGGCAGCGATGTTCTTGGCGACGGCCACGTAGCCCGAGGACCAGTGCGAGCCGGGCACGTCAGGGAAGGTGGACGCCCCCTGCAGGATGGCGGCCATCTGCTCCTCGCCGAACGCACGGACCACGATGGTGACGAGCTGCGCGCGGGTCAGGGTCATATCGAGCGCGGGGCTGATCGACCCGTCGGGCATCGCCACCCCTTGCACAATGCTGTAGTGGTGGAGTCTCTCGAAGGCTGCGTTGGTGACGGCGGGACTTGGCGCGGCCAGGGCTGGAACAGCCAGCGTGAGGACCAGGCTGGACGCCACGACGGCCGACGTCAGCTTCTTCATCAGGCCCATTCCGATGTTGCCTCCTCCTCTGTTGAAGTTGGGGGCCCACGTGGACACCAGCAGACAACCCGAACCCCCGATCTCTTAATAGACGATTCATTTCCAGCAATGGTTCCTAAGGATGTGACGCCGGGCTCCACTTGCTTGTATCTATCACTCCAGGGGCAACGCTGCCCTCCTGGATGACGGGGCAAAAGGAAAGAGAGCGAAGCGCTAGGCTTCGCTCTCTTCTTCCCTGACCAGACGCACTAGTCGTCCAGCTCGAGCGTGATCGTCTGCAGCACCACGGGATCGCCATTCTCATCCTCGCCAATGATTTCCAGCGTGGCGTTGTCCGTGGCGTCGGTCACGATGTACACCTTGTAGCTGTTGGTGTACTTCTTGACTGCGACGGTCAGCGTATCGGTGCCGCCGCCGTTGGCAGACTTGCTGACGATGCCGTAGGTGCCGTTGCCCTTGTCGATCTTGACGTCGAACTCGGCACCCTCGATATCGCCGCTCACCTTGCTGGCCGGGACCTTGTTGTCGTAATCGTCAACGACGTACAGAACGATCTCCTTGACGTTGCCCTTCTTGTAGGTGATCTTGTCACCGTCATAGGCGAGGCCGCTCGGAGTATCGGCGTTCACCGTGAAGCCGCGGGTGCCCTTGACCTCGGTGGCGCTGGTCTTGTCGCTGACGGTCAGGGAGTAGGTCTTGGCCTTGCGAGCCGTGAAGGTGGTGTACCATCCGAAGTCGTCGTCCCATTCGAACTCGGGCAGGTCGGCGTCCTTGTTGCCGTCGTTGATCTCAGCAGCCTTGATGCCGCCGAGCTTCAGCGTGCCCTCGTAGCCGGAGCCAACCTTCATGCCACGCTGATCGGTAACCTGGGCCCGGACCTGGACCTGGTCACCAGCGTTGACAGAGGACTTGGCAACCCAGCCCTTGGCGTCGTCGTACACGTAAGTGCTGACGCTGATGCTCTTGGCCACGGACTTGACGACGTTCAGGGTGATGGTGTCGGACCCAGTGAAGTCATCGCCCTCGGCCTCAGCGGTCAGGACGAAGTCATTCTCGTAGTCCAGGACCCGGACCTTGACGGTGGCCTTACCCTCGGCGTCGGTGTAGGTGGTGAAGGTCTTGCCGAAGCCGCGGCCGAGGTTCGCATAGTCATCGTGGTCAGCCGAGAAGGTGACCTTGATGCCGGACTTGGCGACCGGGTTCTCGGCCTCGTCCTGCAGCTGCGCCACGAGCTCGTACTCGGTGTCGTTGAGGACGTTCAGCGTCGACTTGGTGAAGGCGATCTGGGCCAGGTCGCCGGCCTTGAAGGAGATGGTGTTCGAGGCGCTGGTCAGATCCTCGGCCTCCGCGGTGACCTTGACGTCACCCACGATGCCCTTGGACTTGACCTTGACGACGAGCTCCTTGGCGCCCTGCTCCGTATCGGTCGGGCCGGCCAGGGTGGCCTTGACCTCGCCATCCTCGAGGGTCGCCGGCGTGCCGTCGATGGTGACGGTCAGCTCGTCATCGGCGTCCTCGTGGTCGAAGGTCAGGGTAACCTCGTAGTCATCGTCAGCGCGGACGGGCACGCCGTTCTTGTCGGTCAGACCGACCTTGAACTCCCACTCCTGGGCGTTGTCCGTACCGGCCTTGCGGGCGGAGGTGGTGACGTTGTTGACGGTCAGCGCCTTCGGCGCCATGGCGAACGCAGCGGTGACCTCGGCCGTCGCGCTGGTCAGGCCCTCGGCGGTGGCGGTGATGGTGATGGTGCCCTCGCTGAACTTGTCAACGGGCTCGATGGCGAACGGCAGCGAGCCGCCGGAAGCCTCAACCACGAGCTCCTTGTCGGTGGTGTCCTCGAAGTAGGCCGGGCCGCTGATGGTCAGCGTGACGTCGAAGGTCTCGCCGGACTCCATCGGCTTGTCGAGCTGGTCGAGGATCCGGACGGAGCCGCTGAAGGCCGGATCGTTGATCGCCAGGTACTTGTCGGCCTTGAGCTCGATCTTGGTCGCGACCTGCGCCTTGATCTCGAAGGACTCGCTGGCCTCGATCTCGATGTCCTCGTCGGCGTT
Coding sequences within:
- a CDS encoding S-layer homology domain-containing protein, yielding MGLMKKLTSAVVASSLVLTLAVPALAAPSPAVTNAAFERLHHYSIVQGVAMPDGSISPALDMTLTRAQLVTIVVRAFGEEQMAAILQGASTFPDVPGSHWSSGYVAVAKNIAAQKNLELGYPDGTFQPERTVTAIEALTFVMKFLGLPVGSGPDWDKQTIASAVAAGVLSTEDVATYLSDAGAPATRGLAFALLDNIFYNYQGLNGKNLYVAYHDNEPPVVTLNALPGNTSEPTITVSGTVSGDFAEVYVGSDRVTVAANGSFSAQVALQPGQNTITVSAKDLAGNVAEKTVTVSRGSGVASAIVAKLASNTIKAGQTVDLEVSIVDDAGIDTGITDYEVTVDEEYGTYADGKFTAGGKLGSGSLTVSYGDLKPVKVNFTIVAGAIATVEAETDSVAPGEPVRLIARDASGNRVSGVTFSEDYADVIIDGDRFIALKPGKYTVRATKDGETGVGVISVFGKHESFAFEVPTLVSNGSTEYEIKVIAVDEDGNKVTTFEGDVSLDTNLELVGSAVVEAKKGVATFTVRVPIGMEGLDAEFIATYEDGDEEISASASFEVVGQVAEALNLDVPKYLAINQPAFTGYIEVVDQSGNRIEYGDTYEVKLTISGPAYFAGTASKELTIDVSGGSIPFELEPVDRYTEGTITLRATAPGLKSVTKTVEAVYARAPRNLVFTPVSKEPATAAEGEYYEFKLSLTDPQGVPVLADEDTTVTLTFSHNDADKELYVEYQDEDGYWEEVDLNKGKGEVFFARGEKEVPVRVQSRGITGSIKVTASASGLTSASGTVAFAAGEATRLAFEREVLNVLPDTDYTLTVRLQDDYGNNVAKSGIRVEFSADPQEYARLGSAYKSYRTTTDSEGKASVRIRLVDYVPDFTIYAKATLPNGDTVEAEADLHIVTSVAKTISVSTYVNGSQRTQATAGDEVQVRVTVTDARGFKWSGDEFEGRLALGGIDPEAINDGDEDADLPGFTWNADGRYYEATFIARKEGTYRLKVSDDTSLNSVSGQATLRILGGTPDHVELLDATPITYKKGEAVQITVYAVDEFGNKAQANQVKDPIEFTVIMDRTGGSYALVRDTASGGGTPTATYTIRAYTNSLRLWVITDADSATITIDGPDGARTYEMERK
- a CDS encoding S-layer homology domain-containing protein yields the protein MGLMKKLTSAVVASSLVLGLFGTALAAPTAEQANAAYERLNYYGIAEGILREDGTKDPALDENLTRAQMVTLLVKAFGQKEYADMLAGAQTFSDVSTDHWATGYIAIAMNLAAKHGNTIGYPDGTFGPENKVTAIEALGFVLKFLGVKVSGGDNWVEAMIAAAKDAGVITDADVELYLSEPNEPATRGLAFALADAIFYNYNGLEGGKSVYTKLDTVAPVVTLDSVATTTEKASVTISGTVSGDYREVFVGSEKVAVAEDGSFSAQVSLNVGANTIVVSAKDWAGNIGTASVDITRNPGAAAKIQITAPEGGVVAGSTIDLPVAVVDAEGADTGVTDFKVDAGEAGTWADGKLTAGTKAGKYTITASYEGLEPASIEIEIVAGPIANVVGETKSVAPGTAVKLIAVDQYGNPVEGATFAEAEEYAKAFIEGDQFIATEAGTYKIVATKGEETAEGTISVFGEHASFDIVIEDELVANGATEYEVKVVAVDEDGNAVTDFDGEVTLETNLDLVSDAKLKAKDGVATFKVKVPVGMDGLEADFTATYTNADEDIEIEASESFEIKAQVATKIELKADKYLAINDPAFSGSVRILDQLDKPMESGETFDVTLTISGPAYFEDTTDKELVVEASGGSLPFAIEPVDKFSEGTITITATAEGLTSATAEVTAAFAMAPKALTVNNVTTSARKAGTDNAQEWEFKVGLTDKNGVPVRADDDYEVTLTFDHEDADDELTVTIDGTPATLEDGEVKATLAGPTDTEQGAKELVVKVKSKGIVGDVKVTAEAEDLTSASNTISFKAGDLAQIAFTKSTLNVLNDTEYELVAQLQDEAENPVAKSGIKVTFSADHDDYANLGRGFGKTFTTYTDAEGKATVKVRVLDYENDFVLTAEAEGDDFTGSDTITLNVVKSVAKSISVSTYVYDDAKGWVAKSSVNAGDQVQVRAQVTDQRGMKVGSGYEGTLKLGGIKAAEINDGNKDADLPEFEWDDDFGWYTTFTARKAKTYSLTVSDKTSATEVKGTRGFTVNADTPSGLAYDGDKITYKKGNVKEIVLYVVDDYDNKVPASKVSGDIEGAEFDVKIDKGNGTYGIVSKSANGGGTDTLTVAVKKYTNSYKVYIVTDATDNATLEIIGEDENGDPVVLQTITLELDD